The nucleotide window GTTCGGGCCCTGATCCCGGCTATCCCTTGCGCAGCCGTTCGCCGAGCTCCCACTGATCGATGAGTCTCGCCACCGCCGGCGGCACCAGATGGCGCCATGCCCGTCCGTCGCGGATGGCCGCCCGCACATCCTTGCCCGTGATTCCCTTCCGGTCCGGGGGCCGTTCCCACAGGACCTCGGTTCGGAGGCCGTGGGTCTCGAACCTGCGCTTCTTTTCCCTTCCCCATTCATCGTAGATGGTCAGGAAGTAGATCGCCTCGGCGGGGCAGAGGCGGTCGAACAGTTCCGGGCGGCAGATCGGGAACGGCACGACCTCGAACGTTTTGGCGGGCACTCCTGCCTCGACCATGGCGGCAGTGACCATGGCCTCGCGTTCCTCGTAGCTCAGCGGATTGTTGTCCAGGCTGGAGCGGGCCGGGTCGGCCGTTTCCTCGCGCGTGGAGGCCGTGTCGGGGTTGGTCACGCCGATGATCAGGCTCTCGCAACGGGCCTTGCCCTCCAGCAGGTAGGCCAGGTGGTCGTTGTGCAGTACCTGGAATCGGCCGTGGATGAAGCCGAGGGGATGGAGTTCGGTCATGGTTCCTGGTCGGGGTCGAGGATGAACGGGGGATGGTCGCCGGGCCAATACTCCACGGGGTCCGGGGAGTCGTGGATGCCCGCCAACCGGGCCTTGTCCAGATGGTTGAGGATGGTCAGGAGCAGCTCGGGTCCGCGCATGCAGCCCAGACAGCCCCCGGCCACGCTGATTTCGTCGAAGGAGCCGACCGGGTCGCGGCGCACGCCGTCGCCGACGATCATGAGCGGCACGGGCTCGCCCGAATGAATGAGCGGGCCGCTACTCGGCGTCGAGTGGTCGGCGGTCACGACCAGCAGCAGGGACGGGTCGTTCTCAAGCGGTTCCAGGGCCGACGCCAGCCCCCGGTCCAGGGATTCGATGGCCCGGACCTTGGCCATGGGGTCCTTGGTGTGGGCGGCCTGATCCGGGGCCTTGGTGTGCACGTGGATGAAGTCGTAGTCGGCAAACCTTTTGCGGGCGAGCTTCACGCGCTCGGCCAGGTCGCGGCCAGGGTCGTCTGTGTCCCCGGCCCGGTGAAAGTCCATGCCGGTGAACCGGGCCAGCCCGGCGTACATGGTCCCGCTGGCGATGGACAGCCCCCGCAGGCCGTATCGGTCGCGGAAGGAGGGGCAATCCGTGAGCCGCCCGGCGCGCTGGGTGACGAGGCCGGTGATCGGGGCGAGGCCGCGGGCAATGCGCTCCAGGTTGACCGGAGCGGTCTTGAGCCGGTGAAATGCGTCGATCAGGAAAGCCCGCAGCGCATTGGCCGTGCCCAGGGCCGCCGGGTCGTGCGCGTAATCCCTGAGCGGCAGGACTGCGGGAATGCGCCTGCCGTCCACCATGGGATTGGAGTCCGTGATGTGCGGGCTGACCGGGCCTGTCAGGCGCAGCACCCCGAACAGGCCGCCTGCCGGGTGGTGCGTGATCCGTATCCCGTCCTGCTCGAAGGGCGGCAGGGCGTCGAACAGGCTGCGGCATTCGTCCGGCCCGACCTTGGCCTTGTCGCGTTTCAGGACCAACCGGTTGTGCTCGTCAGGCACAACGTGGGCGAAGTGGGAGAGCACGGCGACATCCTGCGGACCGAGGTCCACGCCCGCGCCCAGGGCCTCCAGGGGACCCCGGCCCGGAAATTCGTCGCGCGCGCCGCCGAAAATGGCGAAGTGCGCGTTTTCGCTGGGCAGGGCTTGCCCGAACCGGGTGGCGTGGTACAGCCCGGTGCCGCCCAAGGCGGCCAGCCGGTCGAGAAACGGCGTGCGGGCCGCCTGAAGGGGAGTGCGGTCGTCGAACTGCGCATGGGAGCGGTCCCCCAATCCGTCAAGAAGAATGAGGAGACACTTCTCAGGCACTGCGCGCTCCGTGGCAAGGCGGGGTTGTATTGATGAAGTCAATGCGTGTCATAAAATGAATCGACTATATGAAGTTGCGTTTCCGGGAGGCACGGATCATAATCCCTATCATGCGCATGGATCTTCACGTTCATTCCACCTGCTCCCCGTGCAGCTGCATGGAGCCTTCGGATATCCTTTCCCACGCCCGGGCCAAGGGCTTGGACGGGGTGTGCTTCACCGACCACAATACTACCGAGGTCTTGGCACAAATTCACGAAGGTTTCCAGCCCGACGGACTGTTCGTCGCCGTGGGCATGGAGTACTCCACGCCGCAGGGGGAT belongs to Pseudodesulfovibrio portus and includes:
- a CDS encoding nucleotidyl transferase family protein; translation: MTELHPLGFIHGRFQVLHNDHLAYLLEGKARCESLIIGVTNPDTASTREETADPARSSLDNNPLSYEEREAMVTAAMVEAGVPAKTFEVVPFPICRPELFDRLCPAEAIYFLTIYDEWGREKKRRFETHGLRTEVLWERPPDRKGITGKDVRAAIRDGRAWRHLVPPAVARLIDQWELGERLRKG
- a CDS encoding alkaline phosphatase family protein, with product MPEKCLLILLDGLGDRSHAQFDDRTPLQAARTPFLDRLAALGGTGLYHATRFGQALPSENAHFAIFGGARDEFPGRGPLEALGAGVDLGPQDVAVLSHFAHVVPDEHNRLVLKRDKAKVGPDECRSLFDALPPFEQDGIRITHHPAGGLFGVLRLTGPVSPHITDSNPMVDGRRIPAVLPLRDYAHDPAALGTANALRAFLIDAFHRLKTAPVNLERIARGLAPITGLVTQRAGRLTDCPSFRDRYGLRGLSIASGTMYAGLARFTGMDFHRAGDTDDPGRDLAERVKLARKRFADYDFIHVHTKAPDQAAHTKDPMAKVRAIESLDRGLASALEPLENDPSLLLVVTADHSTPSSGPLIHSGEPVPLMIVGDGVRRDPVGSFDEISVAGGCLGCMRGPELLLTILNHLDKARLAGIHDSPDPVEYWPGDHPPFILDPDQEP